In Symmachiella dynata, the following are encoded in one genomic region:
- a CDS encoding SixA phosphatase family protein yields MKDLFIVRHAKSSWDAPELSDHDRPLNRRGKRDAPRMAQWLFEYGRIPDRIVSSTAKRARKTAEEIANRCGVAERLELNRELYFGDPESWVELLRNTETEAVCVMLVGHNPGVEDFLEQLTGQYERLPTAAIAHVELPVESWRDISIEGGGRLVTVQRPKELL; encoded by the coding sequence ATGAAGGATCTATTTATTGTGCGGCACGCCAAGTCGAGCTGGGATGCGCCGGAATTATCGGACCACGATCGTCCTTTGAATCGTCGAGGAAAGCGAGATGCTCCCCGAATGGCGCAGTGGTTGTTCGAGTACGGGAGGATTCCTGACCGGATTGTTAGCTCTACGGCGAAACGTGCACGCAAGACGGCTGAGGAAATAGCGAATCGCTGCGGTGTCGCTGAACGGCTTGAATTGAATCGCGAACTTTATTTCGGAGATCCGGAGAGTTGGGTCGAGTTATTGCGGAACACCGAGACCGAGGCCGTGTGTGTCATGTTGGTGGGGCACAATCCTGGTGTGGAGGATTTTCTTGAGCAACTAACCGGACAGTATGAGCGTTTGCCAACCGCGGCGATCGCCCATGTGGAATTGCCGGTGGAGTCGTGGCGGGACATCAGCATCGAAGGAGGAGGGCGGTTGGTGACGGTCCAGCGGCCCAAAGAACTGCTGTAG
- a CDS encoding PQQ-binding-like beta-propeller repeat protein gives MKRNVTIFASCGIIVFLTSAALRAENWPQFRGPTRQGISSEVGLPVEWDAETGENIAWKQTVPGKGWSSPVVVNGRIYLTTAVADSDGDNPDHSLRVLCLDAKSGKELFNVEAFQRRADDANRIHPKNSHASPTPIVDAGQVFVHFGTHGTACLNLDGTFVWKNTELVYEPQHGSGGSPALVDDVLVISCDGRDKQYIACLDRNDGEIRWKVNRDTFDADKKFAFHTPLAIDVNGRKQVVSTGANSVSGFDVQTGEAIWTVRHDGYSVVPRPVFAHGLVFICTSFQRSSLLAIRPDGQGDVTETHVAWKSNDTVSHSPSPIIVGDNLYMVSDRGVASCRDARSGDLHWKKRVNGSYSASPIFADGHLYFQSEQGEGVVIKPGETFEVVARNSIGEPTLASYAVSEGALFVRSENQLYRIQQDERR, from the coding sequence ATGAAGCGCAACGTCACAATTTTCGCCAGCTGCGGAATTATCGTCTTCCTCACGTCAGCCGCTCTCCGTGCCGAAAATTGGCCGCAATTTCGCGGGCCAACGCGACAGGGGATCTCGAGCGAAGTGGGACTCCCCGTCGAATGGGATGCAGAGACGGGCGAAAATATCGCCTGGAAACAAACGGTTCCCGGCAAGGGGTGGTCCTCACCGGTGGTCGTCAACGGACGGATTTATCTCACCACAGCTGTGGCTGATAGCGACGGGGACAATCCGGACCATTCACTGCGCGTCCTTTGTCTCGATGCGAAATCGGGCAAAGAGCTTTTTAACGTCGAGGCGTTTCAGCGACGCGCCGACGACGCCAACCGGATTCACCCTAAAAACAGCCATGCCAGTCCCACCCCGATCGTGGATGCGGGACAGGTCTTTGTGCACTTCGGCACACACGGGACCGCTTGTCTGAATTTAGACGGCACCTTTGTCTGGAAGAACACTGAATTGGTCTACGAGCCGCAACATGGGAGCGGCGGCTCGCCGGCGCTAGTTGACGATGTGCTGGTGATTAGTTGCGATGGCCGAGACAAGCAGTATATCGCCTGCTTGGACCGCAATGATGGTGAGATTCGCTGGAAGGTGAATCGCGACACCTTTGATGCAGACAAGAAATTCGCATTTCATACCCCCTTGGCCATTGATGTAAACGGCCGCAAGCAGGTCGTTTCCACGGGAGCCAATTCTGTGAGTGGCTTTGACGTGCAGACAGGCGAGGCAATCTGGACTGTACGGCACGACGGCTATTCGGTCGTGCCACGGCCCGTCTTTGCGCACGGTTTGGTGTTTATTTGCACGAGCTTTCAGCGTTCTTCGCTATTAGCGATTCGCCCCGATGGGCAGGGCGACGTGACCGAGACGCATGTCGCTTGGAAGTCGAATGATACGGTTTCGCATAGCCCTTCGCCGATTATTGTGGGCGATAATCTCTATATGGTCTCCGACCGGGGCGTGGCCTCCTGTCGCGATGCCCGTAGCGGTGACCTGCACTGGAAAAAGCGGGTCAATGGCAGCTATTCCGCCTCACCCATCTTCGCCGACGGCCACCTGTACTTCCAAAGCGAACAGGGAGAAGGCGTGGTCATCAAGCCAGGGGAGACATTTGAGGTCGTGGCTCGCAATTCCATCGGCGAGCCAACCTTAGCCTCATATGCGGTGAGCGAGGGAGCGCTGTTTGTCCGTTCCGAAAACCAGCTTTACCGGATCCAACAGGACGAACGTCGATAA
- a CDS encoding sigma 54-interacting transcriptional regulator gives MIAYLVVREDNKWRDIYRLMPGQVITVGRAATNRIALQDEVCSRNHCELYHSEGAWVLRDLGSRNGTYVEGTAVTGDCPLEPGQLIEIGACKLAFTDDLSRAFPILDEEGSGVEDDTGTAFEDVLDHPPPMTEPAIIHRRRRTRFRITTDRDPIAVDRTSQVLAQLYRLALEMGSAKDYRRLAEVVLSGLFESSRADVGAILLLPEGTDPANSPGSLNVVAYQTQNDRPYQTISDYLSGIVLREREAILARDVADDSRLINRDSLGQIHAQSVICAPICLGQVVYGLVHLYTTNAKDPLDPDDLEFTLAVADQFAVAMENLRRQESLAEGLEKVRDENKHLREQLAIQSELVGQSPAMHRLSLKIARIAPTDTTALIRGESGVGKELVARAIHFSSERRNGPFVCMNCAALSESLLESELFGHERGSFTGATGRKVGKFEQADKGTLMLDEVGEMSQAIQAKFLRVLEGHPFERVGGGTPVNVDVRIVAATNRDLELAVKEGSFRRDLYFRLHVVEIIVEPLRDHPSDIPELANHFLERFVKSTGRPARGFTPQALAKLAGYDWPGNVRELQNTVERAVIFSTGEFIADHDIHLSGLGIDEELPPETEVAANYREISIEKLEQEHILATLEETKWNKSKAAQILGIERSTLDRKLKRYAVTRPNDV, from the coding sequence ATGATAGCTTACTTGGTTGTCCGCGAAGACAACAAGTGGCGCGACATCTACCGCTTGATGCCCGGTCAGGTCATCACTGTGGGACGGGCTGCCACGAATCGAATCGCATTGCAGGACGAGGTCTGCAGCCGCAACCATTGTGAACTTTACCACAGCGAAGGCGCGTGGGTTTTGCGCGACCTGGGAAGCCGAAACGGCACCTACGTGGAAGGAACAGCCGTCACCGGGGATTGCCCGTTAGAACCGGGGCAGCTGATCGAGATCGGTGCCTGCAAATTAGCATTTACCGACGACCTGTCCCGCGCGTTTCCGATTTTGGACGAAGAGGGTTCCGGAGTCGAGGACGATACTGGAACGGCCTTCGAGGATGTGCTGGATCATCCTCCACCCATGACCGAGCCGGCGATCATCCATCGTCGCCGCCGCACGCGATTCCGGATCACCACGGACCGTGACCCGATTGCCGTCGACCGCACCAGTCAAGTCTTGGCGCAGTTGTATCGGTTGGCGTTGGAAATGGGGTCGGCAAAAGACTATCGCCGCTTGGCGGAAGTGGTGCTCAGCGGACTTTTCGAAAGTTCCCGGGCCGACGTCGGCGCCATTCTGCTGCTGCCCGAAGGGACAGATCCGGCGAATTCTCCAGGATCTTTGAATGTCGTCGCCTATCAAACACAAAATGACCGGCCCTATCAAACCATTTCCGATTATCTGTCGGGAATCGTGTTGCGCGAGCGCGAGGCGATTTTGGCGCGTGATGTGGCCGACGATAGCCGGTTGATCAATCGTGACAGTTTGGGGCAAATTCATGCCCAAAGTGTCATCTGCGCACCGATTTGCCTGGGGCAGGTGGTGTACGGATTGGTGCATCTTTATACGACGAACGCGAAAGATCCGCTCGATCCCGACGACTTGGAGTTTACCTTGGCGGTCGCGGATCAATTCGCTGTGGCCATGGAAAACCTCCGCAGGCAAGAGTCACTGGCTGAGGGCCTAGAGAAGGTTCGCGACGAGAACAAGCATCTGCGGGAGCAATTGGCGATTCAAAGCGAATTGGTGGGGCAAAGTCCCGCCATGCATCGCTTGAGTCTAAAGATCGCCCGGATTGCGCCGACCGACACCACGGCTTTGATTCGCGGTGAAAGCGGGGTGGGCAAGGAATTGGTGGCTCGCGCGATCCATTTCAGCAGCGAACGCCGGAATGGGCCGTTTGTGTGCATGAACTGTGCTGCTTTGAGCGAAAGCTTGCTGGAAAGCGAACTGTTTGGTCACGAGCGGGGGTCGTTTACCGGAGCGACTGGGCGGAAGGTCGGCAAATTTGAGCAGGCGGACAAAGGGACGTTAATGCTTGATGAGGTTGGCGAGATGAGTCAGGCGATTCAGGCAAAATTTTTGCGGGTGTTAGAGGGCCATCCCTTCGAGCGTGTGGGGGGCGGGACGCCTGTGAATGTCGATGTGCGGATCGTGGCGGCCACGAACCGCGATCTCGAGTTGGCGGTCAAAGAAGGCAGCTTCCGCCGCGACCTGTATTTTCGCCTGCACGTGGTTGAGATTATTGTCGAACCTTTGCGGGACCATCCCTCGGACATCCCTGAACTTGCCAATCACTTTTTAGAAAGGTTTGTCAAAAGCACGGGGCGGCCGGCGCGCGGGTTTACGCCGCAGGCTTTGGCAAAACTGGCCGGTTATGATTGGCCTGGAAATGTGAGGGAATTGCAAAATACGGTAGAACGGGCCGTCATCTTCTCCACCGGTGAATTTATCGCCGACCATGATATTCACCTCTCCGGGTTAGGAATTGACGAAGAGTTGCCTCCCGAAACGGAAGTGGCAGCGAATTACCGGGAAATTTCTATCGAAAAATTGGAGCAAGAGCATATTCTGGCCACGTTGGAAGAGACCAAGTGGAACAAGTCCAAGGCAGCCCAAATCCTGGGGATTGAACGATCGACGTTGGATCGCAAATTGAAACGCTATGCGGTGACGCGGCCGAATGATGTGTGA
- the thrS gene encoding threonine--tRNA ligase codes for MRSDSPFVSVEPRAKSVEEIKKVMIEVQLPDGSKKEYPAGSSAYDVAASIGERLAGACIAAEVNGTIVDLNRALPEEGTVNLRLLTDRDAEALAVMRHSAAHVMARAVMRLYPGVSLAFGPTLSNGFYYDFDLEHKISEDDFPRIEEEMKAIIKEAEPFEQFSLPRDEAVEFCDGLHQALKVEHIQTGLAEHSELGFYRQGEFVDLCRGPHIPHAGKIKAFKLMSVAGSYWKGDAGNKQLQRLYGTAWFNKKELKAYLAQMEEAKRRDHRVLGKKLGLFTISNAVGQGLCLWMPKGATIRALLEDFIKAELVKLGYEPVYSPHIGRVEMYETSGHFPYYRESQFPPMFGHDAGQLVDVWTERLKDESLTAEDEAQFIETARRLGCELDDYDPKYPVDDRLQTLQDWQHQQERYLLKPMNCPHHVQIYKAQPRSYRDLPVRLAEFGTVYRHEQSGELNGMLRVRGLTQDDAHQFCTPEQVEEEFRNTLDLVKYVLGSVGLENYRVQLSLRDPNSDKYVGSDENWQRAEASLRKVLQEAGLPFSEQEGEAAFYGPKADFMVRDCIGREWQLGTVQLDYNLPERFELEYIGADNRPHRPVMIHRAPFGSMERFVGMLIEHFAGAFPLWLAPEQIRVLPISDRFLDYAREVEKKFTAAGFRIKTDTRSEKIGHKIRDAQLDLIPYMLVVGEKEAENNTVALRCRIDGDLGSMTPDEAAARLGEEVAERRIRQVAESTFDAFDGEDEAANEY; via the coding sequence ATGCGGTCTGATTCACCCTTTGTTTCGGTGGAGCCGCGGGCGAAATCTGTTGAAGAAATCAAAAAAGTCATGATCGAAGTCCAACTTCCTGATGGATCGAAAAAAGAGTATCCCGCCGGGAGTTCCGCCTACGATGTCGCCGCTAGTATCGGTGAACGTTTGGCCGGAGCCTGTATTGCTGCCGAGGTGAACGGCACAATCGTCGACCTCAACCGGGCACTTCCCGAAGAGGGAACCGTCAATCTCCGGCTATTAACCGATCGAGACGCCGAAGCTCTGGCCGTGATGCGGCATTCGGCGGCCCATGTGATGGCGCGGGCGGTGATGCGGTTGTATCCCGGTGTTTCGTTGGCTTTTGGTCCGACCTTATCGAATGGTTTTTATTACGACTTCGATCTGGAACACAAAATCAGCGAGGATGATTTCCCGCGCATCGAAGAAGAAATGAAGGCCATTATCAAGGAAGCTGAGCCGTTTGAGCAGTTTTCGCTTCCCCGAGATGAAGCGGTCGAGTTTTGTGATGGGCTACATCAAGCACTCAAGGTGGAACACATCCAGACCGGATTGGCTGAGCATTCGGAATTGGGGTTCTATCGGCAAGGGGAATTTGTCGACTTGTGCCGCGGTCCGCACATTCCACATGCGGGCAAAATCAAAGCCTTCAAACTGATGTCCGTCGCTGGGAGTTACTGGAAAGGGGACGCCGGCAATAAACAGTTGCAACGGCTGTATGGCACCGCTTGGTTCAATAAAAAGGAACTCAAGGCCTATTTGGCGCAAATGGAAGAGGCCAAACGCCGCGATCACCGCGTGTTGGGCAAGAAATTGGGGCTGTTTACCATCTCCAATGCCGTTGGCCAGGGGCTATGTCTGTGGATGCCTAAGGGGGCGACCATTCGCGCACTGTTGGAGGACTTCATTAAAGCCGAGCTGGTCAAATTGGGGTACGAACCGGTTTATTCCCCCCACATTGGCCGTGTGGAAATGTACGAAACTAGCGGGCACTTCCCGTATTATCGTGAATCGCAATTCCCGCCGATGTTTGGGCACGATGCCGGACAACTGGTCGATGTCTGGACCGAACGCCTGAAGGATGAATCGCTGACCGCTGAAGACGAAGCTCAGTTTATCGAAACCGCCCGGCGATTGGGGTGTGAGCTGGATGATTATGATCCCAAGTATCCGGTCGATGATCGTCTGCAGACTCTGCAAGACTGGCAGCATCAGCAAGAGCGGTATTTGCTCAAACCGATGAACTGTCCGCACCACGTGCAAATCTACAAAGCGCAGCCGCGGAGCTATCGCGATCTGCCCGTACGGTTGGCGGAATTTGGGACTGTGTACCGTCATGAACAATCAGGCGAACTGAACGGCATGTTGCGCGTGCGAGGTTTGACCCAGGACGATGCGCATCAATTCTGTACTCCCGAACAGGTCGAAGAAGAATTCCGCAATACCTTGGATTTGGTGAAATACGTCTTGGGGAGCGTCGGTCTGGAGAATTATCGCGTGCAACTTTCGCTTCGCGATCCGAACAGCGATAAGTACGTCGGCAGCGACGAGAATTGGCAACGTGCTGAGGCGAGTCTCCGTAAGGTGTTACAAGAGGCGGGGCTGCCGTTCTCAGAACAAGAAGGGGAAGCGGCGTTTTACGGGCCAAAGGCGGACTTTATGGTCCGCGATTGCATCGGTCGCGAATGGCAATTGGGAACAGTGCAACTCGATTACAATCTGCCGGAGCGGTTCGAGTTGGAGTACATCGGTGCTGACAATCGCCCGCATCGTCCGGTGATGATTCACCGTGCTCCGTTTGGATCGATGGAGCGGTTCGTGGGGATGTTGATCGAGCATTTCGCCGGCGCATTTCCACTCTGGTTGGCACCGGAACAGATCCGCGTGTTGCCGATCAGCGACCGGTTTTTGGACTACGCCCGAGAAGTGGAGAAAAAATTCACCGCCGCCGGGTTCCGCATCAAAACCGACACTCGCAGCGAAAAAATCGGCCACAAGATTCGCGACGCACAATTGGACCTGATTCCTTATATGTTGGTCGTTGGCGAAAAAGAGGCGGAAAACAACACCGTTGCACTACGTTGCCGAATCGACGGGGATTTAGGCTCAATGACCCCCGACGAAGCCGCCGCACGACTGGGAGAAGAGGTTGCCGAACGGCGGATACGCCAAGTCGCAGAGTCGACGTTTGACGCCTTCGACGGCGAAGACGAAGCAGCGAATGAGTACTAA
- a CDS encoding flotillin-like FloA family protein — translation MWTAVIAAPAQKMGEWLAVAFIGVMFLMVIVTGVFYFQIGSLWLQAFLARTHISLIQVVGMKLRRSPVKDIVRWKIMAAQAGVAISAKELEAAALQGADVERAVLAMIRAQETGQEMTWNDVIAEDTDQRLRDGS, via the coding sequence GCAGCTCCAGCGCAGAAAATGGGAGAATGGTTAGCTGTTGCGTTTATTGGTGTAATGTTTCTCATGGTCATCGTGACTGGCGTCTTTTACTTCCAGATCGGCAGTTTGTGGTTACAGGCATTTCTGGCTCGAACCCACATTTCCTTGATACAGGTGGTCGGGATGAAATTGCGCCGCTCGCCTGTCAAAGATATCGTCCGCTGGAAAATCATGGCAGCGCAAGCCGGCGTTGCAATTTCAGCAAAAGAGCTAGAGGCAGCGGCATTGCAAGGAGCCGATGTGGAACGAGCGGTGTTGGCAATGATCCGCGCGCAAGAAACCGGCCAAGAGATGACATGGAACGACGTGATCGCCGAAGACACCGACCAGAGGTTGCGCGATGGTTCGTGA